The genomic interval TGCGTCTTATCAGTCTGTCTAATTATACCATCAAAGCAAGCGTAGCGCAAGCAAAAAACCGCGATTTAACGCGGCTTTTCAAAGAGTTTCTTCGCAAAATCAAACTACTGTTCTGTTAAACTCGGGGGGAGGGAGATCTATCTCCCTCCCCCTGGCTTCGCGTACGCCCGGCACGCTTAGATTGGGAGTGAAGGTCTCCGGTGGGAGTGGGTAGCATTATAGGTGAGTGATTGCGGGAGGTTCACAAGCGCCACGCCGTCTGCTATAATTAATAGCGTTCGAGATGACACGGGATTTTTTTAGACGAGGTGACGCAGTTGAAGAAGGACATACACCCAAAGTACGTGAGGACCACAGTTACTTGCGCCTGCGGCGCATCCTATGGCACCGGTTCCACCAAGAAGGACCTTAAGGTAGAGATTTGCTCCCGTTGCCACCCATTCTTCACTGGGGTTCAGAAGATCATTGACACGGGAGGCCGTGTGGAGAAGTTCAAGACCAAGTACGGAATGACGGACTAACCCACAATGGCATTGAACAAGAGCAGAGCCCCAGGGCTCTGCTTTTTGTAAAGGGCGGTGTTCTGGTGAGCATCAAGAACTACGGTGGCCAAGCCGTCATTGAAGGTGTGATGATCCGGGGACCGGAGGGATTCAACATAGCTGTCAGGGGCCCCAACGGGGACATCGTCACCCGCCGGGAGGACCGGGTGCCCTGGACCAAGCGCTGGCCCTTCCTGGGCTGGCCCTTTGTGAGAGGTCCCGTTGCCCTGGCGGAGACGGTCTCCCTGGGCGTGCATGCGCTGCTGTACTCGGCCAACGCGGCACTGGGAGAAGACGAAGAGGTATCCACCCGGGACATGGTGCTGGCTGTTTTAGTCGCAGTAGCCCTGGCTGTGGGCTTGTTCATGGTGGCCCCTACCTTGGTGGCGTCCTTTCTGCGCCAGTTCTTCCCTGCCCGGACTCTCTGGCTGAACGTGGCAGAGGGGCTCATAAGGGTTGCCTTTGTCGTAGGCTACATAGTAACAATATCCCGTATGAAGGACATACAGCGAGTCCTGGAGTACCATGGCGCTGAGCACAAGGTGATCAATGCCCTGGAAGACGGCGGCTCCATGGACGTGACAACGGCGGCCAAGTACCCCCGGCTGCACCCCCGCTGCGGGACGAGTTTCCTCCTCCTGGTGGCGGTGGTTAGCATCTTCCTGTTCTCCTTCTTTGGCTGGCCCGGCGTGATCCAGCGCATCCTGTTACGCATAGCCATGCTCCCAGTAGTATCGGGAGTGGCCTATGAGATCATCAAGCTGTCTGGCCGGATCCGCCCTGGCTCACCGTTACGGTGGGTGCTGGCGCCCGGGATGTGGCTCCAGTCCCTGACCACAAGAGAACCCGATACTGGCCAAGTCGAAGTTGCGCTCGCGGCCCTCTCAGGCCTAATGGAGGAGCATCAAGGGGGTGGGATTGATGGATGACCGGTTACGCGTGGCAGAGGAGCGATATGACGAGCTCTCACGCCTCCTGGCCGATCCCGCTACTGAGAAGAGTTCCTCGGAGATCCAGGCTTATGCCAGGGAAATCTCCCACCTGGAGGATATGGTCTTGAAGTATCGCGAGTACAAGAAGGTCATCGAGGAAATCCAGGAGGCCAAGTACCTCTTGAAAGGGGCCGACGCCGATTTCCGGGCCATGGTGGAAGAGGAGATAGAGGCCCTGGCGGACCGCCGGGATTGCCTTCAGCGGGAGCTCAGGGTCATGCTGCTTCCCCGGGACCCCAATGATGACAAGAACGTAGTTATGGAGATCCGGGCGGGGACGGGAGGCAACGAGGCGGGGCTCTTCGCTTCGGACCTTTATCGCATGTACGTGCGCTACGCAGAGCGTTCGGGATGGAGGACGGAGGTCATGACCGCCAATATGACGGACATTGGCGGCATCAAGGAAATAGTCTTTGTCGTGGAAGGCAAGGGGGCATACAGCCGCCTCAAGTACGAGAGCGGTGTCCACAGGGTACAACGCATTCCAGTCACGGAGTCAAGCGGCAGGATCCATACATCAGCTGCCACTGTGGCGGTGTTGCCCGAGGCAGAAGAGGTAGACGTCGATATCGATCCTGAGGACCTTAGGATAGATACCTACTGTTCCAGCGGGCCAGGGGGTCAGAGCGTCAACACAACATACTCAGCAATCCGGATTACCCACCTTCCCACCGGGCTTGTGGTTACGTGCCAGGATGAGAAGTCCCAGCACAAGAACCGGGACAAGGCCATGAGGGTGCTCAGGGCCAGGCTACTCCACATGGCCGAAGAGGCTCAGCACCAGGAACAAGCCGAAGCCCGCCGTTCCCAGGTCGGTACAGGCGACCGTTCCGAGAGGATACGGACGTACAAC from Bacillota bacterium carries:
- the rpmE gene encoding 50S ribosomal protein L31, giving the protein MKKDIHPKYVRTTVTCACGASYGTGSTKKDLKVEICSRCHPFFTGVQKIIDTGGRVEKFKTKYGMTD
- a CDS encoding DUF1385 domain-containing protein, which produces MSIKNYGGQAVIEGVMIRGPEGFNIAVRGPNGDIVTRREDRVPWTKRWPFLGWPFVRGPVALAETVSLGVHALLYSANAALGEDEEVSTRDMVLAVLVAVALAVGLFMVAPTLVASFLRQFFPARTLWLNVAEGLIRVAFVVGYIVTISRMKDIQRVLEYHGAEHKVINALEDGGSMDVTTAAKYPRLHPRCGTSFLLLVAVVSIFLFSFFGWPGVIQRILLRIAMLPVVSGVAYEIIKLSGRIRPGSPLRWVLAPGMWLQSLTTREPDTGQVEVALAALSGLMEEHQGGGIDG
- the prfA gene encoding peptide chain release factor 1 produces the protein MDDRLRVAEERYDELSRLLADPATEKSSSEIQAYAREISHLEDMVLKYREYKKVIEEIQEAKYLLKGADADFRAMVEEEIEALADRRDCLQRELRVMLLPRDPNDDKNVVMEIRAGTGGNEAGLFASDLYRMYVRYAERSGWRTEVMTANMTDIGGIKEIVFVVEGKGAYSRLKYESGVHRVQRIPVTESSGRIHTSAATVAVLPEAEEVDVDIDPEDLRIDTYCSSGPGGQSVNTTYSAIRITHLPTGLVVTCQDEKSQHKNRDKAMRVLRARLLHMAEEAQHQEQAEARRSQVGTGDRSERIRTYNFPQARVTDHRIGLTLHRLDSVLDGDILAIIDALMAADESARLQMAEGKA